TCTGGTGGATTCCTCAGCAAAGCCGGCAGGACCTTTTCCTTTGGCGGACAGAAGAAACAACAAGCTGCCGCAtccctcgtcgacgatcatccgcttcctccgccgcccttgccgccccAGGCGTCATCGGACGATTACAGCCGGAGACCTCGAGGCCTGACAGATTCCACCGACAGGACCGCTACGCCCCCAAAGCTCAGCGAGGAGGATTTTGCCCTCGACTTTGGTAGTAATTTTGGTAATATGTTCAAGGGGTCTGGATTCGACAAGAGAGCCAGCCAAATGACGCTCCCCGGTAACGACAAGTCCAACTTGGGACCCCGTTCCCTCACGACCAACCGAGTAAACCAGCCCCAGCCCTCGCCCATCAAGATTGACCACTCCGCCAAAGTGGAGGCTTCGCCCTACTCATGGAGCAGCCAGCACTCAAACGATAACCTGCTGCACCACTCCGGCTCTAACTCCCCTACTGCCACTGAACGCACATCTGTACCACCCCCAGTGCCTCGACACGGCTCGCCGCTGGCCTTCCGCAACAATGTGCCATCGGACATcatcgaagacgaggacgcgAACCTCTTGAAGGATTCGTTAGCAGCCAGCCGCTTCCTTGGTGGTTCTGAACAACCCGGCAATCCGTCCCCGTCCGGGAGGTTCCGCAGAAACGATGACACATTCTCCACGGCGTGGGAGTCGGCGGACggaaaaaaagaggaggagaacatGTTTGACAACAGCAGGGCGCAGCAGCCGAAGCCGGCCACAAACGCGAATCGCTACACGCCCAGCAACAATCAAAGTCCGCCTCGCAACAAAGTCATGACTCCCGCGGAGTTCGAAAAGTACCGACGAGACAAGGAGCGCGATGACAACGCCAGCCAAACGGCCAAGGCTTCCAACAACAGccgtgatgatgatgaggatcagtatgatgatgatgaggacgacgTTGAAAAGGCGAAGCTGGCTGCCAAGCAGAGGAGGAAGCAGGAGGCACACATGGCCGTCTACCGACAGCAGATGATGAAGGTTACGGGCGAGTCTCCAATGGCCGGACCCTCCGGCCACGCTACTCGACCAAATCTCTCCGTATCGCTCAGCACGCCCAATTTGCCGAACCTGGCCGTCCCCTCGGGTCCGATGACGGGCAGGTCCGACGGTTccgaaggagaggaagacgaagaagttCCGCTTGCCATCCTGGCCGCGCACGGGTTCCCgaacaagaacaagccgCCTGCGCGGATCATGAACATGGCATCGAATCCCGACTTGCGGTCATCAGTCCACTCACAGCCTGCTCAGCCTGCCAGACCGGGATCCAGCATGGGCGAGGGAACAGGACCCAGAGGAACCAGCGGTGGGCACCTGCCCGCCTTCGCGAGAAGGCTGCCACAGGACCCGTTTTTGGGTGCCGGTCTCATCAACGCCCCTCCCCGGGAGTCTTTGACGTTTGGCGGAGGCTCACCCGCACCCGGCGCTCAGCCTCCTTCTGTCCCCATGGGTGGTCTAGTCGGTGTGATCGCCAGCGAGGAGCGGTCCCGAGCCTTGCGCAGAGGCAGCCCCAATATCGAGGCACAGAACGTCAACCCCTTCACGGGCGCCCCGGTCGACCCCGTCGGCGGAATCCCACCTCAGATGATGTATGGCAACATGAATGGAATGAACGCTATGGGAGGTGGTATGGGTGGTATGGGAGGCATGCCGCAAATGCACCAGATGCCTCAGATGCCCCAGATGATGCTTACACCAGGAGACCAGGCACAAATCCAAATGACCCAGCAGATGCAGCAATTcatgcagatgcagatgcagtTCATGCAGATGATGGCAACCCCGGGTCAAAATCCGAACGGCATGAACGGTATGCAACGACCCATGAGCCACGTCGGTACCCCTTCTATCCACGACAGCCAAAGACAATCGTACTTTGGCGATTCCATGCTGGAGCCTCCCCGACTCGACCCCCGAACGAGAACCATGAGCATGGTGCAGCCCAGCTCTTCGTCCTGGATTCAGCCCGGGGGAGGATTCGATCCTTCAATTCACGGAGGCAtgggcgttggcggcgggtACGCACCCAGCATCCACGCTCAAGGCGCCGGGTATGCCCCCTCGATCGCACCCTCGGAACGCAGCAACGTGGGCTTACCAGGCCGTTACAGACCCGTAACGCAAGCGCCCCCTCAATTGGATTCCGGTCGACGCATGTCTGTCATGTCGGGAGCCATCGGATGGGACCAACCGCCCAAGGTTATGCAGCAACAGGAGACGAAGATGCCTAATAAGTCGGGCGGCAACtcggacgatgatgacgaggagggcTGGGCCGCGATGAAGGCcaaaaaggagaagaagaggggctTGTGGAGAACGAAGAAGAGCATTGGCAGCGAGATTGGGGCACTTATTTCGTGAAATAGAGGGAAGAGGGTATCGATGATGCCATTtgaaagagaaggagagaagggTGGGGGGTGAAGAAGTACTGACTCGGAGCGGAAGATGCAAACACGCAAAAAAGACTGGACATATCAAGCAACATAAAAGGTAACACCACCAACCACTACGCGCCACTCTACGGGCGCGTCTGGTGTTTCCTTTTCCCTCGGGGTGGGCGTTGGGGTTTTCGAAACGCCCCCTTCCTGCCCTGTGTATATTCTTGGAACCATTGGTTGGGGGGCGTCTGTACGGGAGGGAAGATGGACTAGCTTGGGTATTGGTTGCGAAGTCCTGATAGACAGCTCTTGGTTCAATAATCTACTAATGTTGGAGAAAATCACGAACATGAATAAGCACATTGGTTTTTGGTCGTTGCACCTCTCTTCTCTTACAAGCCTTCTGTTCCCCTACCGGTTGCTTGCTTGCTAAGTGCATGCATCAGTTCCAAGTCACTGTTGAAGCTCAAGGCCTTCAATACTAGGTATGGTCTGAAGTTTGCTTCCAAGGGGTCGACCTCTGACCGTAGCAAACCCTTGGTAACTTGTGGTTTGTTTTGGTTTTATCTCTTTATTGTGGGTGGATTCATCCGCACTTTTTCAACGTCTAGATATTGTCTCGCGTCACATCTGTATATCCGCAAACCCGCAAAACCGCATAGCATCAAGGTGCACCCAGCTCACTCAATTTTGCCCGCAGCCCAGGCCTTGCGCTTGACGCCAAGCTCAACGGCAGCGAGGCCCCAGTCCTCGCCATGATTGTGCCCTCCCGAAGTCAAGCCGGCGCGGGCCTGGGCCTGTTCATCGTTGAGGACGGTAAGGACACCGAAGACAACGGGGACGCCCGTGTCAAGGCCGACGCGCATAAGGCCATGggagacggcgtcggcgatgtaCTCGAAGTGCATCGTCTCGCCCTTGATAAGGACGCCGACAGCGATGATTGCGTCGAAGGGGTGCTGGGACTCGGCGGGGAGAGATGTCAGGTCCGTGGTCGAGGAGCCGAGGAGATCGCCGGCCGAGGAGCCGGTGCCGGATTGCGCGGATTGAACTTGGGATGCTTGGTAGAGTCTGGAAGGGAGCGAGCCGGTCGAGTCAGCCTTGTCTCGGTTCGTTTGTTCCGAGGGGGGCTCAGCTTCCTGGCAGGCCTGGCACGGTAATGGCCTGCTTTGACTGCGCGTACTTACCTCTGGACAGCGATGGGGAGCTCCCAGGATCCAGGAACGGACTGCAGGACAATGTTGGACTCCTTGACACCGCAGGCGAGaagcttctccttggcgcccttgacgaGGGGTTCAATGATGGTAGCGTTCCAGCGGGCATGGACGATGCCGATGCGCAGGGCGCTGCCTTCGTGCTCTTGCGGGGTCGGTCCCTTGATGCCGGACATTTTGGATGTGCGAGGTTGTGGTAAGGAGGGGTATCAAAGTAAAAGAACCAAAGGGTGGGGGAATTGGGGTTCGTTTGTAATGTACGTCGTGGACGCAGCGTCGTCGGGCGATGTATTTCTGTCTCGTGGGAGGGATGAGTGAAGCTTGGAATTGGGAGCTGGAGCGTATGGATACGGCCGTCTGGCTTATGAGTCGCTTAATGTTCTTTTGGTaaggcgggcggcggtggtggacTGGCTCAGGAACGAGGGCCTTTGCGATGCGGGGCATGCGGTTTGAGGTGATGCGTGCCAGGGGGTGAGCTGCGGGGGCTTTGGCGTTCCCTTGGATCTTGCTGTGAACCCTGCAAGGGGAAAAAGATCTGAACTGGGAAGGAACCTGCCGGCGGCTGTTGACTGGGCTCGCCAGGTGCCGTGTTCCGTGAACGTCACATGGAGAGGGGAAGGAGTCGACTTACACCACACCTTCCTTCCTCTGTTTCCATGGCCACATGgccgttgccgctgccgctgccgttgccgtttCCGCCTTTCAGCTTCAAAGGCAgacctccccccttaatCAAATCACTTTGTTCAtcatcgacatcgtcggATGGACCTCTTACTGTAGTGCTCTCTTGTTCTCATCCACCTCTCGGGGTTCTGCTACGTTGGAGAGTGCTCAGTTTTATCTTTTTCGTCCAATGTTCTATTCATCATGTCCATTTTGAAGCTACCTCAAAGCACCGCTCGTCTGCTTAAATCCACTACCGTCGTCTCATCCCCCCTGTCTCTTGTCAAAGAGCTTGTCGACAATGCTGTTGACGCCAATGCCACCAACATTGAGATCAGTCTCTCGGCCAACACTGTGGACAAGATCCAGGTCAGAGACAATGGCCATGGCATCAACCCCGAGGACTACGAAGCCCTGGGTCGAAGGTCACATACAAGCAAGCTTCGGACCTTTGAGGAACTTCAGTccaagggggggaagacaCTTGGTTTTCGCGGCGAGGCCTTGGCGAGCATAAACACCTCCTCGAAGCTTACCATAACAACGAGGACAAACCAGGATAAGGCTGCAGCCTTTCTTGCCATCAAGAAGGATGTAGGAGGAATCTCAGACAGCAAAGCCGTATCGGGTCCCGTGGGGACGACAGTTGATGTCCTCGATCTGTTTGCCAGCGTACCGGTCCGAAAACAGCTTGCCATCAAAGAGAGCAAGAAAGTCTACAAACAGATCAAGGAATTACTCTACACATACGCCCTCACTCGACCACACATCAGACTGTCGCTCAAGATCGTCAAGGACAACAAACTCTCGTGGTCTTATGCTTCCGGCAAGGGGGCTGATGTCAGAGAAGCGGCTCTTCAAGTTTTCGGCGCTGACTTGGTCTCGCAATGCGTCTAGAAGACGGTCAGTGGGACCACTGGTGCGATTCCTGTGATCATTCCAGCGAGACCAGCCACGCCAGCATCAGTATTGCGGCTCGAGGCCTTCCTCCCCATggcagatgcagatgccTCCAAGATTTCCGGCCAAGGTTATTTCATATCCGTTGACTCAAGACCAATGTCTACTGCCAGAGGGACCATGAAAAAGCTTGTCGACGTATACAAGACCTACATTCGCGGCAGTTTAAAAGTCAACGCATCGTCAAAGCCTCTGGTCAAGCCTTTCATACGACTGAATATACAGTGTATCATCGGAAGCTACGACCCGAATGTGACAGCAGCCAAAGATGAGGTTCTATTCGATAACGAGTCCAGAGTACTTTCACTCTTCGAGGAGATGTGCAAGGAGATGTACTCGTCACTGAAGCCTATGGCCAGAGCGGAGGTGGACGAAGATCATGCTCAAGTGGACAACTACCGACTCAGAAAGAGCAACCCTTGTTTTCTATTAGACAATGACGAAGAAAGCCTTAATGGGCTTTCCCATGGACTGGCACCAGACGACATGACGAGTGTAGAAGATGGCCTCGCAGGGCTGCCTTCGCCTAGTAGCGGAGAGCATCACCCAGGTCCCGCCAAGAAGGGGGTTCGAGGTGGTTCTATTCACGATGACGCTGCAACACCAGAACAGGGACAGGTAGTCCTGATCGACAGCAGCTCAGAAGTACCTTCCCATCGCCATGAACCGGATATGTTTGTCCCCAAACAGGGAGCAATTTTGCATAACGGTAAAGAGGTATTTGGTGCCAGTCAATTTGCGACGCAGGACCAGTCCCTTATGGTAATTGCAGGGTCGCAATGCAGCACTGAACCAACTCAATCTCTCCTTCGGACCGCATGGGAAGTAGACATGGCAAGGGATGTAACCGCAAGCCCCGATGGAAATACCCGGCCGATCCTTCTCGATCCTCCGCGGACAGACCTTACCAAATACCTGCAGTCCCAGCGTCTTGGTCAAACACAGCGCGAGGAGCCAAATCCGTGGTCTATCGCCAAGAAAGCCGCAGAGAAACGTGGTGATTATGAGGACAGTACTCCCAAGTCTCTAGCTGAGGCTGAAATCGAAGTTCAAGGCAAAAGCTTCGTTGGAACATCTTCTCGCCATCAGCTGCTCTTCTCCGAGACTGAAAATTTCATGCGCAGAGACTCTGACATGGTCCATCCGAGTATAGAAGACCACACGAACATACGGCGCCAGCATCCTCGACCCCATCGGAACCCTGCAGTGCGAAGGGAGGAAGCATATGAGGCGGACGATTCTGAGCCACCGATACTGGAACATCCCGCCGCTCCACAAGGTGGTATTCACGGGCTGAGATACCAAGACCGGCGAAGAATTACGAGAGATGAAGAGCCATTCCAGTCCACTGGAGTGGAACATAACTCCGACGACCTGAATGTTGAACCTTCCAGAGGCCCTGGTGTTTGTCAGCGCGCGTACGCGAAAACACCACACCCTTTTGGCCATTTCGACCAGGAAAATGCACTTGGCACGCCGCCCCCTTCCTCAAGCCCTTTGCATAAGCCATTTCGGGTACCTGCTCGTATTCGACTAGGCAAGCAGCGTCAGGAAATGCAAGGTTTCCCCGGCGTTCTGCCAAAGGTCGCACGGGCTGTGAGCCCTAAGGCGGATAGGCTGAGACAAGGTAAGATTGTCTTCAACACGGGAAAAGACCAGAAACCACTCGAACCAGAATACACCTTGGACAACGGTCATTCGATAGGACTGGGCTACAAAGGCTCTcaggacgacgtcgttgtCTCCGAGATAACAAAACGGTCCCCTCGCCATGTCAGCGATGATGGACCATCCCAAaaagagatggagaaggcgcTGGAGAGGCTTCACGCACTTCGCTCAAACACCGAGGACACTGACTGTATCGAAAATCTGGGACAGAATGAGAAACGTGGCAGGTCTAAAACTCGAAGACCGAATACTACTGCGCCTGGCACGTCCCCACGGAGCTACTTGAGACGGAGTCTGGCATCTAGGTCCCCATCAAGGAACAAAACTCTGCTAGCATTTGAGACGCTTTCTGCAGAGACATATACTTATTCGCAGCTACTTACACTTGACCTACGCAAGATACGCAAGCAGGTGATCAAGGCATCTTACTACGATGTTTACGTCTCCAGGGGCGAACAGGAGGCCGCGTTTTCAACGGGGCTGGCTGAGATGGAGGACATCAGCAACAGGCTTCAAGAGGTTGTCGGGGCATGGGCGTATGTGGAGCACGGTGAAGATCTGGAGATTGAGATTGATGTTGTCGCACTGCTCAAGAGGAATGATGTGGAAGGCATGATAGAATAAAACAAGTAGCTTGGGGGGTTGTTTGGCGCGGATCGACTCGTTGCTGCTCACAAGGCAATGCATAAAAGGTGTTGAGCGTGTCATAGACTTGCTAGTTGTGTTATTTCAAACTCGAATAACTGTCGGTTCAGGCAAGTCACTTCTACTCTTGGTGCCGCCGGTGGCTCAGAGTCAACAATTGGCTTTATTTAttttgtgtgtgtgaagCACTTGACTGGCGGCATACCCTATTTGTTGTCCACAATAGACAGCCCCTTCATATGATAGCTTGGAACGGGCCAATGGGATGTAATCAATACAAGGCATCCTCGTCCGGCGGTTTTCACCAGTTGCCTGCGCAATCGGAACTCGATAGATACTCGATTCTGACGAGGGCTATCAAATCGGTCCATCCAACCCGACGTACGTCGTCAGCTGGTGAAAAGCATGGCGGGGAGGGGTGAGAAGTAGGCAGAGTGGCCTCTTTATCTTCTTCcatctttcttcttctcatgCCCGCTCACCTTCAACAATGGTACGACACACAAATTATAGAGGTGACGGACGAGCAGACGAGCACACAAATACTATGCGGAGACTGGGTTGACGTGTGCGACTTCTAATCGTTGCGTCCCAGTCCTGGGTCAGTCGTGCGCAGGCAGGTGAATACACGTGTACCACCAGCAAAGACGAAGGACGCGGATGGTCGCGACGGTGACACTGGCCGATCATCTCTCACACATAAGCAAACGCCCGTCTTCAAGTTGCCGCCTGGTGTCTACATATCGGATGCACGTAAGTAGCTAGGAGGCGATGGTATCTGCGCTTTCTGACCTAACGGTGGCTTACTGTGGGATGGGTGCAGTTCCGTTCctcaacgacggcggcagtAGTGTGGGACAATTGAACTGGGCGGGAATGGCAGCACTGCATGATATAGGCAGCACGGAAACGGGTGGGGTCAAGGAAGACGCGTATCGTATTCATGTTGTGTGCAGGTCTAGCTCTTCGCAAGAGCTGCAGTAGTCAGTCCATCATTTTTACAGCAGGACCGGCGGtcccccagcagcagcctccaGGTTCGTTTGACGGCAGACAAGGGGTTGTCATAAATTCGGGAGGCCATCGTGGCTTGCCGTAACTGCGCATGTGAAGACGGCCGGTGACGGCGCCCTAAGGATCCGGTTCCCTGGTGTTCACAGTAAAGCTGCGTTGGACTGCAACATCTTGTGGGTTTGGATGGCAGATGACCGATGGCGAAAAAGGGCCTCCCGTATTGCgacaggtaggtagggtgGTAAGTAGATTATGTCTATTGTTAGTCTGAAGTACCGGTTGCCTTTCCAAAGACTTCGTCTTGGTGGTCGTAATATCGAGATGAGAGCATGCGGCCCAGAAACGCTGTTTGTGTGAGGTGTGAGCGTTGGCTAGGGTTTCCCGCTACGCCGGTGCTGGGAGTGCAGTACAAGTACTAGGTATGTAGGTAGGTCGGCCCAAGGCATACCTGGTTATGATTGGCCACGGACCAAAGCGTCTTGGAACAAAGGTCCCGTCCTCAAAAATATGGGATGGGCCGAGAGGAAGGACGATGGATGCTGATGTTGCGGGGCTGCCGAGTAAGGCATCATGCTCCCCCGAATGCCGATTTTGAAACCAGGCACGCGGAAGCGCATAGAAGGAGCTCCGGTCGACGACAGGAGAGTGGAGACGGCCGGGGGCGGTTCTGAGTGCGATGGTGACATGACGTTTATTCCACACCTATCCGGATATCAGCCGTCGGTAGTGAATGCCTGCTTGCACAAGGACTGGTCATGGACTCATGAAGAGAGTCTCCTTGGCTGGTTTAGCTGCGGCACCATCGTATTTGCAACTGATGCTGAAAATAGCTGGAATAGCCAGGGTGTGTATAGGCTGCGGTTATTGGCTCGTGCTGCAGTTCGTATTACGGGCGCCGGAGGATCCTCATTCATTGTCGTCGTGGGATGGAGGGAGTGAGGGGCAGCGTGATTGGGCTGTTGGTCAACAGGCGAGATAGGAGCTACTTTTGTCTCTGCTAGggccgacggcaacgtcTCTGGCGAAGCTTGGAGACCCTTTGCTTTTGCGACTTACGCAAGCGCCGTAAGGCTGGCGAGGTAGTATGCTGTCAGCCAGCGTCTGGTTTCTGAGTCTAGGGCGTGTGGATGGACGGCGTGTTGTAGCACAAGTTCAATGGATGTCCCTGGAGGCTGTCTACCTATGTTGCAATAGGGTGCGTAAGATGTATGAGAACCAAGGTCCAGGTTAGCGTTGTACGAGCAAAGCGTCGGCTGGTATGAATGAGGGGTTTATAAGCTTTATGTTAAACATGGAGAGCCCGTCCGTAGATTGTATAATGGTCCTGTGCTTGTCAGGAATGCTGGTCCTTGCCTGCATGTTGCTCCTGCTGGCCGTGGAGAGTG
This sequence is a window from Colletotrichum higginsianum IMI 349063 chromosome 8, whole genome shotgun sequence. Protein-coding genes within it:
- a CDS encoding DNA mismatch repair protein mutL, which translates into the protein MSILKLPQSTARLLKSTTVVSSPLSLVKELVDNAVDANATNIEISLSANTVDKIQVRDNGHGINPEDYEALGRRSHTSKLRTFEELQSKGGKTLGFRGEALASINTSSKLTITTRTNQDKAAAFLAIKKDVGGISDSKAVSGPVGTTVDVLDLFASVPVRKQLAIKESKKVYKQIKELLYTYALTRPHIRLSLKIVKDNKLSWSYASGKGADTVSGTTGAIPVIIPARPATPASVLRLEAFLPMADADASKISGQGYFISVDSRPMSTARGTMKKLVDVYKTYIRGSLKVNASSKPLVKPFIRLNIQCIIGSYDPNVTAAKDEVLFDNESRVLSLFEEMCKEMYSSLKPMARAEVDEDHAQVDNYRLRKSNPCFLLDNDEESLNGLSHGLAPDDMTSVEDGLAGLPSPSSGEHHPGPAKKGVRGGSIHDDAATPEQGQVVLIDSSSEVPSHRHEPDMFVPKQGAILHNGKEVFGASQFATQDQSLMVIAGSQCSTEPTQSLLRTAWEVDMARDVTASPDGNTRPILLDPPRTDLTKYLQSQRLGQTQREEPNPWSIAKKAAEKRGDYEDSTPKSLAEAEIEVQGKSFVGTSSRHQLLFSETENFMRRDSDMVHPSIEDHTNIRRQHPRPHRNPAVRREEAYEADDSEPPILEHPAAPQGGIHGLRYQDRRRITRDEEPFQSTGVEHNSDDLNVEPSRGPGVCQRAYAKTPHPFGHFDQENALGTPPPSSSPLHKPFRVPARIRLGKQRQEMQGFPGVLPKVARAVSPKADRLRQGKIVFNTGKDQKPLEPEYTLDNGHSIGLGYKGSQDDVVVSEITKRSPRHVSDDGPSQKEMEKALERLHALRSNTEDTDCIENLGQNEKRGRSKTRRPNTTAPGTSPRSYLRRSLASRSPSRNKTLLAFETLSAETYTYSQLLTLDLRKIRKQVIKASYYDVYVSRGEQEAAFSTGLAEMEDISNRLQEVVGAWAYVEHGEDLEIEIDVVALLKRNDVEGMIE
- a CDS encoding 6,7-dimethyl-8-ribityllumazine synthase, which encodes MSGIKGPTPQEHEGSALRIGIVHARWNATIIEPLVKGAKEKLLACGVKESNIVLQSVPGSWELPIAVQRLYQASQVQSAQSGTGSSAGDLLGSSTTDLTSLPAESQHPFDAIIAVGVLIKGETMHFEYIADAVSHGLMRVGLDTGVPVVFGVLTVLNDEQAQARAGLTSGGHNHGEDWGLAAVELGVKRKAWAAGKIE